In Nocardia asteroides, a single genomic region encodes these proteins:
- a CDS encoding non-ribosomal peptide synthetase, with translation MTRSARTRPARNRVPRAIRLPQLLAAAAEANPGGVAVVAAGAGASTERLTYAELDTRSSRLARSLIARGVGPEDLVVIGIRRSVASVLAVWAVAKTGAGFVPVDPNYPPDRVRHMLTDCGAALGLTVSAARPGLTDDIGWLTLDDPAFLAEVAGYSPEAVTHGDRVRLLRAGHPAYVIYTSGSTGLPKGVVVTQAGLAGFCAEQRERYRVEPDSRTLHFASPSFDASVLELLLAVGGGATMVVADPAVYGGDDLARLLRRERVTHAFVTPAALASVDPTGLDELRVVVAGGEACPPELLRRLAFGGREFYNGYGPTETTIMTNISAPLRPGEVVTIGGPIRGITEFVLDERLAPMPGGVAGELYITGAQLARGYHRRPGLTAARFVPNPFAADGSRLYRTGDLVRSLPGGELQYLGRNDFQVKIRGFRIELGEIDAVLAADESVDLAVTVGHEHGGGTVLVSYVHAADGAVIDVDALTERARAHLPAHMVPAAITVLDRIPLTPVGKLDRAALPAPVLRAAAYRAPTTRMEALVAEAFAELLALERAGADDDFFALGGNSLIATRLAARLGARLDTTVPARLVFEGSTVAGLAGRLAELDGAGARPALTAMPRPERIPLSPAQQRMWFLNQFDTASVTDTIPVALRLCGAVDTAAVAAAFADVLDRHEALRTVYPDGRQVVRQLAVDLTPRPVEPAELPERLVALMGAGFDVTTEVPLRAALYELGPEEFVFALVLHHIAADGASIAPLVRDLSTAYLARATGREPAWTPLPVQYADYTLWQRELLGAETDPDSLAAAQLTYWQHALRGIPARLDLPADHPRPTVATGRGARHTFTIPAATYRAVEELARRHNASAFMVTHAAFAVLLARLTGTRDITVGTPVAGRGEAALDDLVGMFVNTLVLRTPIDPAEPFTDLLTRVRETDLAAFANAELPFERLVEVIDPERSAAHHPLFTVALFFQNLDPVALELPGLTVAGLDVDGVRARFDLQLTITPRGTDAGAEFTYAADLFEPATVAGFADRLLRVLDALIARPETPVGDIPLLTADERSAVPRSGPALELPAGQLLDGYRRAVTARPDAIAVVFEDRTLTYAEFDAAVNRLARLLVARGAGPEKVVALSIRRSPELVIAIYAVLTAGAAYLPLDPEHPAERIGYVLDTARPLCLLTTGADRVPVPDGLPVLELDRIDRTHYPAGPLDRLGPHPEHPAYILFTSGSTGRPKGVAVPHRAIRQQLSWMLTRYPLHPGDRYLQKTATTFDVSLWGWLLPLAAGARLVLATPDGHRDPRYLLDTIAANGITHTDFVPSMLTAFAAAADPATAGPTTLRQVFVIGEALPPETVAATAAALPAEIQNLYGPTEAAVSITGWTARPGAPTVPIGTPQGGSRVSVLDERLHPVPDGVVGELYLAGGQLARGYVARPDLTADRFVADPFGPAGSRMYRTGDLVRWTRDGAEPVLEYRGRADFQVKFRGLRIELGEIEAALLAAPEVVQAAVLPVPVAGEDQLVGYVVAAAGAHPDPAALRAGLAERLPGYMVPAAVLVLAALPLNSSGKLDRGALPVPEFTARAFTPPSGPVEELVAAAYAEVLHGARIGRDDDFFALGGNSLAAMRVAGRIGAALRRRVPVALLFELPVVSALAARLAVGGGRPALTASPRPERIPLSPAQQRMWFLNRFDPGSTAYNLPIAVRFRGDLDVTALRAALADLVARHETLRTVYPETAQGPVQTVLPAAVAVPDVELLTVAPDAVADAVAEVLGTVFDITTEVPVRMAVLAAGGEHVLAVVVHHIAADRFSLGPLTRDLVTAYLARTGGAAPARPPLPVQYADYSLWQRALLGSEGDPDAAVTRQLAFWRTELAGLPDQLELPADRPRPAVQSLAGGTVPVRVDAATHRALAELAAAGGATLFMLVHTALAVWAGRVAGTDDLAVGTPVAGRDDAALDDLIGMFVNTLVFRTRLEHGQPFTELLNRQRDTDIRVFANADVPFERLVEVLNPARSTARHPLFQLGLSFQNLTPAVLELPGVTVSSLAVDTAVSQFDLHWIIADGYDATGEPTGIDGVLTYATALFDEATARWFADGFTRLLRAVAAAPHTPVGDLPLLEPHERHRLLVTRNATARPLDAASTLADLLDIGDPEATALVGPDGTVVDYRTLGARVARLARHLIALGVGPERRVALALPRGIDLVVAVYAVTAAGGAYVPLDPGQPLRRAEHVLDLAAPVCVLTDRDTGFRSGAAPVVLIDDLDLTGYPATPVRDAERRAPLRPANTAYVIFTSGSTGLPKGVAVPHAAIVNQMLWKRTEFGLLPDDVVLLKTVATFDLSVWEFFSATACGGTLVIAEPEGHRDPAYLLELMARERVTTLHAVPSVLEALLAAADGALPPSLRRVLAIGEALPPATATRFRRANYAELYNLYGPTEAAVSVTAQRVTDTGRGTVGIGGPEWNCRVYVLDRRLRPVPAGVPGELYLAGAQLARGYVARPQLTADRFVADPFGASGTRMYRTGDLVAWARSGDGLEYLGRTDFQVQLRGFRIELGEVETALAGHPAVARAVALVRAPDRLVAYVVPAAGAAVEPAELRDHLAARLPSYMVPAAVVPLDRLPLTVNGKLDRAALPDPVFAALEYRAPRTEVERLVCSAFAAALELERVGLDDNFFERGGTSLRAVSLAGRLGQLLDQPVPVAWLFSAPTPAGMAERAGAGEPHLDAAFDLLLPLRPAGSAEPLFCFAPAGGVAWSFAGLAAHLDRERPLYGLQSPALTGAALPESLAAWARLCVREIRAVQPGGPYHLLGWSLGGVLAHAVAVELRRADAAVALLGMLDSSLEVPADRSGALALADLFGGLLDPGEAAADSADLAARLEGLPEPFPSLGAARLRHIVDAGLRSLDLIAAYRPDPFDGDLVYFTAAAHDPAESRGADSWSAAVTGTVHNHPLPVDHWHMTAAEVLPVIAETLALDRAPVGVTAS, from the coding sequence ATGACCCGTTCCGCTCGTACCCGCCCGGCCCGGAACAGGGTGCCGCGCGCGATCCGGCTGCCGCAGCTGCTCGCCGCGGCTGCCGAGGCGAATCCCGGCGGGGTGGCGGTGGTCGCCGCCGGGGCCGGGGCGAGCACGGAGCGGCTCACCTACGCCGAGCTGGACACGCGGTCGAGCCGGCTGGCCCGCTCGCTCATCGCGCGCGGGGTCGGCCCGGAGGACCTGGTCGTGATCGGCATCCGGCGCTCGGTGGCGTCGGTGCTCGCGGTGTGGGCGGTCGCGAAGACCGGGGCCGGCTTCGTTCCGGTGGATCCGAACTACCCGCCGGATCGGGTGCGGCACATGCTCACCGACTGCGGCGCCGCGCTCGGGCTCACCGTCTCGGCGGCGCGGCCGGGGCTCACCGACGACATCGGCTGGCTCACCCTGGACGACCCGGCGTTCCTGGCCGAGGTGGCGGGGTACTCGCCGGAGGCGGTCACGCACGGCGATCGGGTGCGGTTGCTGCGGGCCGGGCACCCGGCGTACGTCATCTACACCTCGGGATCGACCGGGCTGCCGAAGGGCGTGGTGGTGACCCAGGCCGGGCTGGCCGGGTTCTGCGCCGAGCAGCGCGAGCGGTACCGGGTGGAGCCGGACTCCCGGACGCTGCACTTCGCCTCGCCCTCGTTCGACGCCTCGGTGCTGGAGCTGCTGCTCGCGGTGGGTGGCGGGGCGACGATGGTGGTCGCCGACCCGGCCGTGTACGGCGGCGACGACCTGGCCCGGCTGCTGCGCCGGGAGCGGGTGACGCACGCCTTCGTCACCCCGGCCGCGCTGGCGTCGGTGGATCCGACGGGGTTGGACGAGCTGCGCGTGGTGGTCGCCGGGGGCGAAGCGTGCCCGCCGGAGCTGCTGCGCCGCTTGGCCTTCGGCGGCCGCGAGTTCTACAACGGCTACGGCCCCACCGAGACCACCATCATGACCAATATCAGCGCCCCGCTGCGCCCGGGCGAGGTCGTGACCATCGGCGGGCCGATCCGCGGGATCACCGAGTTCGTGCTGGACGAGCGGCTCGCGCCGATGCCGGGCGGGGTGGCCGGCGAGCTCTACATCACCGGCGCGCAGCTCGCGCGCGGGTATCACCGCAGGCCGGGGCTGACCGCGGCCCGCTTCGTGCCGAACCCGTTCGCGGCGGACGGCTCCCGCCTGTACCGGACCGGTGATCTGGTGCGGTCGCTCCCCGGTGGCGAGCTGCAGTATCTGGGCCGCAACGACTTCCAGGTCAAGATTCGCGGCTTCCGGATCGAGCTGGGTGAGATCGACGCGGTGCTCGCCGCCGACGAGTCGGTGGATCTGGCGGTCACCGTCGGGCACGAACACGGCGGCGGCACGGTGCTCGTCTCCTACGTGCACGCCGCCGATGGCGCGGTCATCGATGTCGACGCCCTGACCGAGCGGGCCCGCGCGCACCTGCCCGCGCACATGGTGCCCGCGGCGATCACGGTGCTCGATCGCATTCCGCTGACCCCGGTCGGCAAGCTGGACCGGGCCGCGCTACCCGCGCCGGTGCTGCGCGCCGCCGCCTACCGCGCCCCCACCACCCGGATGGAGGCGCTGGTCGCGGAGGCCTTCGCCGAGCTGCTCGCGCTCGAGCGGGCCGGTGCGGACGACGATTTCTTCGCGCTCGGCGGCAATTCGCTGATCGCCACCCGGCTCGCGGCCCGGCTGGGCGCGCGGCTCGACACCACGGTTCCCGCCCGGCTGGTGTTCGAGGGTTCCACGGTCGCCGGGCTGGCCGGGCGCCTGGCCGAGCTGGACGGCGCCGGGGCGCGGCCCGCGCTGACCGCGATGCCGCGGCCGGAGCGGATTCCGCTCTCCCCCGCGCAGCAGCGGATGTGGTTCCTGAACCAGTTCGACACCGCCTCGGTGACCGACACCATCCCGGTGGCGCTGCGGCTGTGCGGCGCGGTCGACACCGCCGCCGTGGCCGCGGCCTTCGCCGATGTGCTCGACCGGCACGAGGCGCTGCGCACCGTCTACCCGGACGGTCGGCAGGTGGTCCGGCAGCTCGCGGTCGACCTGACTCCGCGCCCGGTGGAGCCCGCGGAGCTGCCCGAGCGGTTGGTGGCACTCATGGGCGCGGGCTTCGACGTCACCACCGAGGTGCCGCTGCGCGCCGCGCTCTACGAGCTGGGTCCGGAGGAGTTCGTCTTCGCGCTGGTCCTGCACCACATCGCCGCCGACGGCGCCTCCATCGCCCCGCTGGTCCGCGACCTCAGCACCGCCTACCTCGCCCGCGCCACCGGCCGCGAACCCGCTTGGACCCCGCTGCCGGTCCAGTACGCCGACTACACCCTCTGGCAACGCGAACTCCTCGGCGCCGAGACCGACCCCGACTCCCTGGCCGCCGCCCAGCTCACCTACTGGCAGCACGCCCTGCGCGGCATCCCCGCCCGCCTCGACCTGCCCGCCGACCACCCCCGCCCCACCGTCGCCACCGGCCGCGGCGCCCGCCACACCTTCACCATCCCCGCCGCCACCTACCGCGCCGTCGAAGAACTCGCCCGCCGCCACAACGCCTCGGCCTTCATGGTCACCCACGCCGCCTTCGCCGTCCTGCTCGCCCGGCTCACCGGCACCCGCGACATCACCGTCGGCACCCCCGTCGCCGGCCGCGGCGAAGCCGCGCTCGACGACCTGGTCGGCATGTTCGTCAACACCCTGGTCCTGCGCACCCCCATCGACCCCGCCGAACCCTTCACCGACCTGCTCACCCGGGTCCGCGAAACCGACCTCGCCGCCTTCGCCAACGCCGAGCTGCCCTTCGAGCGCCTGGTCGAGGTCATCGACCCCGAACGCTCCGCCGCCCACCACCCCCTGTTCACCGTCGCCCTGTTCTTCCAGAACCTCGACCCCGTCGCCCTGGAACTCCCCGGCCTCACCGTGGCCGGGCTCGACGTCGACGGCGTCCGCGCCCGCTTCGACCTCCAGCTCACGATCACCCCGCGCGGCACCGATGCGGGCGCCGAATTCACCTATGCCGCTGATCTGTTCGAGCCGGCGACCGTCGCGGGCTTCGCCGACCGGCTGCTGCGGGTACTGGATGCGCTGATCGCCCGGCCGGAGACGCCGGTCGGCGACATCCCGCTGCTGACCGCCGACGAACGATCCGCGGTACCGCGCTCGGGCCCCGCCCTCGAACTCCCCGCCGGACAGCTGCTGGACGGGTACCGGCGTGCCGTCACCGCCCGGCCGGACGCGATCGCGGTCGTCTTCGAGGATCGCACCCTGACCTACGCCGAGTTCGACGCCGCCGTCAACCGGCTCGCCCGGCTCCTCGTCGCGCGCGGCGCCGGACCGGAAAAGGTTGTCGCGCTGTCGATCCGGCGCTCCCCGGAGCTGGTGATCGCCATCTACGCGGTACTCACCGCGGGCGCCGCCTACCTGCCGCTGGACCCCGAGCACCCGGCCGAGCGGATCGGCTACGTGCTCGACACCGCCCGCCCGCTCTGCCTCCTCACCACCGGCGCCGATCGGGTGCCGGTACCGGACGGGCTGCCGGTGCTGGAGCTGGACCGCATCGACCGCACCCACTACCCGGCGGGACCGCTCGACCGGCTGGGGCCGCACCCCGAACACCCGGCGTACATCCTGTTCACCTCCGGCTCCACCGGCCGGCCGAAGGGCGTCGCGGTGCCGCACCGCGCCATCCGGCAGCAGCTCTCCTGGATGCTGACCCGCTACCCGCTGCACCCGGGCGACCGCTACCTGCAGAAGACCGCCACCACGTTCGACGTCTCGCTCTGGGGCTGGCTGCTCCCGCTCGCCGCTGGCGCGCGCCTGGTGCTCGCCACCCCGGACGGGCACCGCGACCCGCGCTACCTGCTCGACACCATCGCCGCCAACGGCATCACGCACACCGACTTCGTGCCGTCCATGCTCACCGCCTTCGCCGCCGCGGCCGACCCCGCGACGGCCGGGCCGACGACGCTGCGCCAGGTGTTCGTGATCGGCGAGGCGCTGCCGCCGGAGACGGTGGCGGCGACCGCCGCCGCGCTCCCCGCCGAGATCCAGAACCTGTACGGCCCCACCGAGGCCGCGGTCTCGATCACCGGCTGGACCGCGCGGCCCGGCGCGCCGACGGTGCCGATCGGCACCCCGCAGGGCGGCAGCCGGGTGTCGGTGCTGGACGAGCGGCTGCACCCGGTCCCGGACGGCGTGGTCGGCGAGCTCTACCTGGCGGGCGGCCAGCTGGCCCGCGGCTACGTGGCCCGCCCCGACCTCACCGCCGACCGCTTCGTCGCCGACCCGTTCGGCCCGGCCGGTTCCCGCATGTACCGCACCGGCGACCTGGTGCGCTGGACCCGCGACGGCGCCGAACCGGTGCTCGAGTACCGGGGCCGGGCCGACTTCCAGGTGAAGTTCCGCGGCCTGCGCATCGAACTCGGCGAGATCGAGGCCGCGCTGCTGGCCGCGCCCGAGGTGGTGCAGGCGGCGGTGCTTCCGGTGCCGGTCGCGGGCGAGGATCAGCTGGTCGGCTACGTGGTCGCCGCCGCGGGCGCGCACCCCGACCCGGCCGCGCTGCGCGCCGGGCTCGCCGAGCGGCTGCCCGGCTACATGGTGCCCGCCGCCGTGCTCGTTCTCGCGGCGCTGCCGCTCAACAGCTCCGGCAAGCTGGACCGCGGGGCGCTGCCGGTCCCCGAGTTCACCGCGCGCGCCTTCACCCCGCCGAGCGGACCGGTGGAGGAGCTGGTCGCCGCCGCCTACGCGGAGGTGCTGCACGGCGCCAGGATCGGCCGCGACGACGACTTCTTCGCGCTCGGCGGCAACTCGCTGGCGGCCATGCGGGTGGCGGGGCGGATCGGCGCGGCGCTGCGGCGCCGGGTGCCGGTGGCGCTGCTCTTCGAGCTGCCGGTGGTCTCCGCGCTCGCGGCCAGGCTGGCCGTCGGCGGCGGGCGCCCCGCGCTCACCGCGAGCCCGCGCCCGGAGCGGATCCCGCTCTCCCCCGCGCAGCAGCGCATGTGGTTCCTCAACCGGTTCGACCCCGGCTCCACCGCCTACAACCTGCCGATCGCGGTGCGCTTCCGCGGCGACCTCGACGTCACCGCGCTGCGCGCCGCGCTCGCCGACCTGGTCGCCAGGCACGAAACGCTGCGCACCGTCTACCCGGAGACCGCGCAGGGGCCGGTGCAGACCGTGCTTCCCGCGGCCGTCGCGGTCCCCGACGTCGAGCTGCTCACCGTCGCCCCGGACGCGGTGGCCGATGCCGTGGCCGAGGTACTCGGCACGGTCTTCGACATCACCACCGAGGTACCGGTGCGGATGGCGGTGCTCGCGGCGGGCGGCGAGCACGTGCTGGCCGTCGTCGTGCACCACATCGCCGCCGACCGCTTCTCGCTCGGCCCGCTCACCCGCGACCTGGTGACCGCCTACCTCGCCAGGACCGGCGGCGCCGCACCCGCCCGGCCGCCACTGCCGGTGCAGTACGCCGACTACAGCCTGTGGCAGCGGGCGCTGCTCGGCAGCGAGGGCGACCCGGACGCCGCCGTCACCCGCCAGCTCGCCTTCTGGCGCACCGAGCTCGCCGGGCTGCCCGACCAGCTCGAGCTGCCCGCCGACCGCCCGCGCCCCGCCGTGCAGTCGCTCGCGGGCGGCACCGTCCCGGTACGCGTCGACGCCGCGACGCACCGCGCGCTGGCCGAGCTCGCCGCGGCGGGCGGCGCCACGCTCTTCATGCTGGTGCACACCGCGCTCGCGGTCTGGGCAGGCCGGGTGGCGGGCACCGACGACCTGGCCGTCGGCACCCCGGTCGCGGGCCGCGACGACGCCGCGCTCGACGACCTGATCGGCATGTTCGTCAACACCCTGGTCTTCCGCACCCGGCTGGAGCACGGACAGCCCTTCACCGAGCTGCTGAACCGGCAGCGCGACACCGACATCCGGGTCTTCGCGAACGCCGACGTGCCGTTCGAGCGGCTGGTCGAGGTGCTGAACCCGGCGCGCTCCACCGCCAGGCACCCGCTGTTCCAGCTCGGCCTCTCCTTCCAGAACCTCACCCCCGCCGTGCTGGAGCTGCCTGGCGTCACCGTCTCCTCGCTCGCCGTCGACACCGCCGTCTCCCAGTTCGACCTGCACTGGATCATCGCCGACGGCTACGACGCCACCGGCGAGCCGACGGGCATCGACGGCGTCCTCACCTACGCCACCGCGCTCTTCGACGAGGCGACCGCGCGCTGGTTCGCCGACGGCTTCACCCGCCTCCTGCGGGCCGTCGCCGCCGCACCGCACACCCCCGTCGGCGACCTGCCGCTGCTCGAGCCACACGAGCGGCACCGCCTGCTCGTGACGCGCAATGCCACCGCCCGCCCGCTCGACGCCGCGAGCACACTCGCCGACCTGCTCGACATCGGCGACCCGGAGGCCACCGCACTCGTCGGCCCGGACGGAACGGTGGTCGACTACCGCACGCTCGGCGCCCGGGTCGCGCGGCTGGCCAGGCACCTGATCGCGCTCGGCGTCGGCCCGGAGCGGCGGGTCGCGCTGGCGCTGCCGCGCGGCATCGACCTGGTGGTCGCCGTGTACGCGGTCACCGCGGCGGGCGGCGCCTACGTACCGCTCGACCCCGGCCAGCCCCTGCGCCGCGCCGAGCACGTGCTCGACCTGGCCGCGCCGGTCTGCGTGCTCACCGATCGCGACACCGGCTTCCGCTCCGGCGCGGCGCCGGTCGTGCTCATCGACGACCTCGACCTCACCGGCTACCCCGCCACGCCGGTGCGCGACGCCGAGCGGCGTGCCCCGCTGCGCCCGGCGAACACCGCCTACGTCATCTTCACCTCCGGCTCCACCGGGCTGCCGAAGGGCGTCGCGGTGCCGCACGCCGCGATCGTCAACCAGATGCTCTGGAAACGAACGGAATTCGGGCTGCTCCCGGACGACGTCGTGCTGCTGAAGACCGTCGCGACCTTCGACCTCTCGGTCTGGGAGTTCTTCTCGGCGACGGCCTGCGGCGGCACCCTGGTGATCGCCGAGCCGGAGGGGCACCGCGACCCGGCCTACCTGCTCGAGCTCATGGCGCGGGAACGGGTCACCACCCTGCACGCGGTGCCGTCGGTGCTGGAGGCGCTGCTCGCCGCGGCCGACGGGGCACTGCCCCCGTCGCTGCGCCGGGTGCTCGCCATCGGCGAGGCGCTGCCGCCGGCGACGGCCACGCGCTTCCGGCGGGCGAACTACGCCGAGCTGTACAACCTGTACGGCCCCACCGAGGCCGCGGTCTCCGTCACCGCCCAGCGGGTGACCGACACCGGCCGCGGCACCGTCGGCATCGGCGGGCCGGAGTGGAACTGCCGGGTCTACGTGCTGGACCGGCGGCTCCGCCCGGTCCCCGCCGGGGTGCCCGGTGAGCTGTACCTCGCGGGCGCGCAGCTGGCCCGCGGGTACGTGGCCCGCCCGCAGCTCACCGCGGACCGCTTCGTCGCCGACCCGTTCGGCGCATCCGGCACCCGCATGTACCGCACCGGCGACCTGGTCGCCTGGGCGCGCTCCGGCGACGGCCTGGAGTACCTCGGCCGCACCGACTTCCAGGTGCAGCTGCGCGGCTTCCGGATCGAGCTCGGCGAGGTCGAGACCGCGCTGGCCGGGCACCCCGCGGTCGCGCGGGCCGTCGCGCTGGTGCGCGCGCCCGACCGGCTCGTCGCCTACGTGGTGCCCGCCGCGGGCGCCGCCGTCGAGCCCGCCGAGCTGCGCGACCACCTCGCGGCGCGGCTGCCCTCGTACATGGTGCCCGCCGCGGTGGTGCCGCTGGACCGCCTCCCGCTCACCGTCAACGGCAAGCTGGATCGCGCCGCGCTCCCCGACCCGGTGTTCGCCGCGCTCGAATACCGCGCTCCCCGCACCGAAGTGGAGCGGCTGGTGTGCTCGGCCTTCGCCGCCGCCCTCGAGCTCGAGCGGGTCGGGCTGGACGACAACTTCTTCGAACGCGGCGGCACCTCACTGCGCGCCGTCTCCCTGGCCGGGCGCCTGGGACAACTGCTCGACCAGCCGGTGCCGGTGGCCTGGCTCTTCTCCGCCCCGACGCCCGCGGGGATGGCCGAGCGCGCCGGAGCGGGCGAGCCGCACCTCGACGCCGCCTTCGACCTGCTGCTCCCGCTGCGCCCGGCGGGCTCCGCCGAGCCGCTGTTCTGTTTCGCACCGGCGGGCGGCGTCGCGTGGTCCTTCGCCGGACTCGCCGCGCACCTGGATCGGGAGCGGCCGCTGTACGGGCTGCAGTCGCCCGCGCTCACCGGCGCCGCGCTGCCGGAGTCGCTGGCGGCGTGGGCCCGGCTCTGCGTGCGCGAGATCAGGGCCGTGCAGCCCGGCGGGCCGTACCACCTGCTCGGCTGGTCGCTGGGCGGCGTGCTCGCGCACGCCGTCGCCGTCGAGCTGCGGCGCGCGGACGCGGCGGTGGCGCTGCTCGGCATGCTGGACAGCTCGCTCGAGGTGCCCGCCGACCGCTCCGGCGCCCTCGCGCTCGCCGACCTGTTCGGCGGGCTGCTCGACCCGGGCGAAGCGGCCGCGGACTCCGCCGACCTCGCCGCACGGCTGGAGGGGCTGCCCGAGCCCTTCCCCTCGCTCGGCGCGGCCAGGCTCAGGCACATCGTCGACGCGGGGCTGCGCTCGCTCGACCTGATCGCCGCCTACCGGCCGGACCCCTTCGACGGCGACCTGGTCTACTTCACCGCCGCCGCGCACGACCCCGCCGAATCCAGGGGCGCCGACAGCTGGAGCGCCGCGGTCACCGGAACCGTGCACAACCACCCGCTCCCGGTCGACCACTGGCACATGACCGCGGCCGAGGTGCTCCCGGTGATCGCCGAGACGCTCGCCCTCGACCGCGCCCCGGTGGGCGTCACCGCGTCCTGA
- a CDS encoding undecaprenyl-diphosphate phosphatase: MTWVQALVLGLVQGLTEFLPVSSSGHLRIVSSVFFGADAGASFTAVTQLGTEAAVLVYFGKDIARIIVAWFAGVGARLRGKREPAEQTVPITDQVTTKLPVYNPSDPATMKLPVLTAAADAQRDLDYRMGWYVIIGTIPIGLLGFLFKDEIRTGARNLWLVAIMLIVFALVIAAGEHFGRKERPLAQLSTRDGIVMGLAQCLALVPGVSRSGATATAGLFLGLERAAAVRFSFLLAIPAVTASGLFSLPDAFEPAGEGLNASGTQLLVATILAFFVGYASIAWLLKFVADHSFYWFVGYRVILGFVLIGLLATGVVAAT, encoded by the coding sequence ATGACCTGGGTGCAGGCTTTGGTACTCGGGCTGGTGCAGGGGCTCACGGAGTTCCTGCCGGTCTCCTCGTCGGGGCATCTGCGGATCGTCTCGTCGGTCTTCTTCGGCGCGGACGCGGGCGCCTCCTTCACCGCCGTCACCCAGCTCGGCACCGAGGCCGCGGTGCTCGTCTACTTCGGCAAGGACATCGCGCGGATCATCGTGGCCTGGTTCGCCGGGGTCGGCGCACGGCTGCGCGGCAAGCGCGAGCCGGCCGAGCAGACGGTGCCGATCACCGACCAGGTGACCACGAAGCTCCCCGTCTACAACCCGAGCGACCCCGCGACCATGAAGCTCCCGGTGCTCACCGCCGCCGCCGACGCGCAGCGCGACCTCGACTACCGGATGGGCTGGTACGTCATCATCGGCACCATCCCGATCGGGCTGCTCGGCTTCCTCTTCAAGGACGAGATCCGCACCGGCGCCAGGAACCTGTGGCTGGTCGCGATCATGCTCATCGTCTTCGCGCTGGTGATCGCCGCCGGTGAGCACTTCGGGCGCAAGGAGCGGCCGCTCGCGCAGCTCAGCACCAGGGACGGCATCGTCATGGGGCTGGCCCAGTGCCTCGCGCTCGTCCCCGGCGTCTCCCGCTCCGGCGCCACCGCCACCGCGGGGCTCTTCCTCGGCCTGGAGCGCGCCGCCGCCGTCCGCTTCTCCTTCCTGCTCGCCATCCCCGCGGTCACCGCCTCCGGGCTGTTCAGCCTCCCGGACGCCTTCGAACCGGCGGGCGAGGGGCTCAACGCCTCCGGCACCCAGCTGCTCGTCGCCACGATCCTGGCCTTCTTCGTCGGCTACGCCTCGATCGCCTGGCTGCTCAAGTTCGTCGCCGACCACTCGTTCTACTGGTTCGTCGGCTACCGCGTCATCCTCGGCTTCGTCCTCATCGGATTGCTCGCCACCGGGGTCGTCGCCGCCACCTGA